A part of Rattus norvegicus strain BN/NHsdMcwi chromosome 4, GRCr8, whole genome shotgun sequence genomic DNA contains:
- the Zfp862 gene encoding zinc finger protein 862 isoform X3 yields MELGDSGKVPVTFDDITVYLLQEEWMLLGQPQKDFSTSDKLTASLGETHVNYMEEREKGQYLPPQKKTCHAPYFSTESSTMEKDSTGGNRKPPKPRSIQKSWFTKFPWLIMNEEQTALFCAICREYPSVRDKRSRLIEGYRGPFKVETLKYHAKSKAHIFCVHALAAKDPVWAAHLQNLRESPADLLASPEHLLTADNPTFYLPGPLGNFDGIDELLSSPRAEPEDTSGSGAIPALSLDCESDLRQKEIGSDILSPSNGSTLFKDSTDFCSQEPPDQEWPEGFRESGEPPATFEDLAVYFTREEWSLLGKQQKELYSDVMRMNYELLASLAEPPAATPDLITKLEQRAAPWIEDPNGLKSGKSRSLGREKMEATREANSQTQASALEFVSQPASVETCSVHRSPSMCEEEVDGPRNVKSTYRPRSIQRSWFGQFPWLVMDSKETKLFCSVCKERPTLHDKSSRLVQGYTGPFKVETLKYHEVSKAHKLCVNTVEIRDDSPQPTLTPEISGALMANMEHFFNAAYSIAYHSRPLNDFEKVLQQLQNTGTTLLGKYRNRTACTQFIKHISETLKKEILRDIRNSPCVSLLLDSCVDSSSQACVGIFMRYLKQTEVKESYITLAPLSSETVDGYFETIIAALDELDIPFRKPGWVVGLGTDGSAMLSCKGGLTEKFREIIPQLLPVHSVAHRLHVAVVDACSDIDLVRKCDRHIRTVFKFYQSSNKRLSELQGVAAPLEQEIIRLKDLNAVRWVASRRCTLNAFVMNWPALVRHLQSVVEAGGQVGQRAKGIMKLMKSFHFIKFCHFILDFLSIYKPLSEVCQKDLVLVTELNSTLGRAYVALESLRQQAGPKEEAFNAGFQDGQLHGIFLNRVEMAEQRFQADRERTVLTGAEFLQQRFGADRPAQLRSMAVFDTTAWPRGAELACFGNHDILSLARYFALSLPVGYREEALLKEWLSLKAATQNLPFSTLCKSALTQPGQFPLLSRLVAVVVSVPISTACCARGFKAMSRIRTDERTKLSNEVLNTLMMTAVNGVAVTEYDPQPAIQHWYLTSSGRRFSHLYACAQIQGSGRRGWRQHLVRRIL; encoded by the exons ATGGAGCTCGGGGACTCGGGGAAG GTTCCTGTGACCTTTGATGACATCACCGTGTACTTGCTGCAGGAAGAATGGATGCTCCTGGGTCAGCCACAGAAGGACTTCTCTACTTCTGACAAGCTGACAGCATCTCTAG GAGAAACCCATGTGAACTatatggaagagagagagaaaggacagtaCCTGCCACCTCAAAAGAAAACTTGCCATGCTCCATACTTCAGTACTGAGAGCAGCACAATGGAGAAAGACTCGACAGGAGGAAACAGGAAACCCCCAAAGCCCCGCTCTATCCAGAAGTCGTGGTTTACAAAGTTTCCATGGTTGATCATGAATGAGGAACAAACAGCCCTGTTTTGTGCTATCTGCCGAGAATACCCATCTGTCAGGGACAAAAGGTCACGGTTAATAGAAGGCTACAGGGGACCATTCAAGGTGGAAACTCTCAAATACCATGCCAAGAGCAAGGCCCACATATTCTGTGTCCATGCCCTGGCCGCCAAGGACCCCGTCTGGGCAGCCCACCTTCAGAATCTCAGGGAGAGTCCTGCAGATCTCCTGGCCAGCCCTGAACACCTCCTCACTGCAGACAATCCCACATTCTACCTGCCAGGGCCTCTGGGAAACTTTGATGGCATAGATGAGCTTCTGTCCAGCCCAAGAGCTGAACCAGAGGACACCTCAGGGAGTGGAGCCATCCCTGCATTGAGTTTAGACTGCGAGTCAGATCTGAGGCAAAAAGAAATTGGCAGTGACATCCTCAGTCCCTCAAATGGCAGCACATTATTCAAGGACAGTACTGATTTCTGCAGCCAG GAGCCTCCTGACCAGGAGTGGCCGGAGGGTTTCAGGGAGTCCGGGGAGCCCCCTGCCACATTTGAGGACTTGGCCGTGTATTTCACTCGGGAGGAGTGGAGCCTGCTAGGCAAGCAGCAGAAGGAGCTCTACAGCGATGTGATGCGGATGAACTATGAGCTGCTGGCTTCTCTGG CAGAGCCTCCTGCTGCCACGCCGGACTTGATCACAAAACTGGAACAGAGAGCTGCACCCTGGATCGAGGACCCTAATGGGTTAAAGTCAGGGAAAAGTCGCTCCCTAG ggagagagaagatggaggcaACGAGAGAAGCCAACAGCCAGACCCAGGCCTCGGCTCTAGAGTTCGTCTCTCAGCCGGCCTCTGTGGAGACATGCAGCGTGCACCGCTCTCCCAGCATGTGCGAAGAAGAAGTGGACGGACCCAGGAATGTCAAGAGCACATACAGGCCCCGTTCCATTCAGAGGTCATGGTTTGGGCAGTTTCCCTGGTTAGTAATGGATTCCAAAGAGACTAAGCTGTTCTGCTCTGTTTGCAAAGAAAGGCCAACTCTCCACGACAAGTCATCCCGCTTGGTCCAAGGTTACACTGGACCTTTTAAAGTGGAAACTTTAAAATACCACGAGGTCAGTAAGGCGCACAAATTGTGCGTCAACACTGTGGAGATCAGAGACGACAGCCCTCAGCCTACTCTCACCCCAGAGATCTCCGGTGCCCTCATGGCCAACATGGAGCACTTCTTCAATGCTGCCTACTCCATTGCCTACCACTCCAGGCCTCTGAATGACTTCGAGAAGGTCTTGCAACAGCTCCAGAACACCGGCACCACACTACTAGGCAAGTACCGGAACCGCACCGCATGTACCCAGTTCATCAAGCATATCTCAGAGACTCTGAAGAAGGAGATCCTGAGGGACATCCGGAACTCTCCGTGTGTGAGCCTGCTATTGGACAGCTGCGTGGACTCCTCCAGCCAGGCCTGCGTGGGGATCTTCATGCGTTACTTGAAGCAGACGGAGGTGAAGGAGTCGTACATCACCCTGGCCCCCCTCTCCAGTGAGACAGTAGACGGGTACTTCGAGACCATCATTGCCGCCCTGGATGAGCTGGATATCCCTTTCCGGAAGCCTGGCTGGGTGGTGGGTCTGGGGACCGATGGGTCTGCCATGCTGAGCTGCAAGGGAGGCCTCACGGAGAAGTTCCGGGAAATCATCCCTCAGCTGCTGCCTGTGCACAGTGTGGCCCATCGGCTGCATGTGGCTGTGGTGGATGCTTGCAGTGACATTGATCTGGTGAGGAAATGTGACCGGCATATCCGGACTGTCTTCAAGTTTTATCAGTCCTCAAACAAGAGGCTCAGTGAGCTGCAGGGCGTTGCAGCCCCACTAGAGCAGGAAATCATTCGTCTGAAGGACTTGAATGCTGTCAGGTGGGTGGCCAGCAGAAGGTGCACTCTGAATGCGTTTGTCATGAACTGGCCTGCCCTGGTGAGGCACCTCCAGAGTGTGGTGGAGGCTGGAGGCCAGGTTGGTCAGAGGGCCAAGGGCATTATGAAGCTGATGAAGAGCTTCCATTTCATCAAGTTCTGCCACTTCATTTTGGATTTCCTGAGCATCTATAAGCCTCTCTCTGAGGTATGCCAGAAGGATCTTGTGCTGGTCACAGAACTGAATTCAACCCTGGGGCGAGCCTATGTGGCACTGGAGAGTCTCCGCCAACAGGCAGGGCCCAAAGAAGAAGCGTTCAATGCTGGCTTCCAGGATGGGCAACTCCATGGCATCTTCCTGAACAGAgtagagatggctgagcagcgattccaggcagacagggagagaaCAGTCCTGACGGGGGCTGAGTTCCTCCAGCAGAGGTTCGGCGCAGATCGGCCTGCACAGCTCAGGAGCATGGCGGTGTTTGACACCACGGCCTGGCCTAGAGGGGCCGAACTGGCCTGCTTTGGGAACCATGACATTCTCAGCCTTGCCAGGTACTTTGCACTTTCCCTCCCAGTGGGATACCGCGAGGAAGCACTGCTGAAGGAGTGGCTCAGCTTGAAAGCAGCTACCCAGAACCTTCCATTCTCCACGCTGTGTAAGAGCGCCCTGACTCAGCCCGGCCAATTCCCTCTGCTGAGCAGACTTGTGGCTGTGGTGGTCAGTGTGCCCATCTCCACGGCCTGCTGTGCACGGGGGTTCAAGGCCATGAGCAGGATCAGGACCGATGAGAGGACCAAACTTTCCAATGAGGTGCTCAACACACTCATGATGACAGCAGTGAATGGCGTGGCAGTTACAGAATATGACCCTCAGCCAGCCATCCAGCACTGGTACTTGACCTCTTCAGGACGCCGCTTCAGCCACCTCTATGCCTGTGCCCAG ATACAGGGTTCAGGAAGGAGGGGATGGCGGCAGCACTTAGTAAGGAGGATTCTGTAA
- the Zfp862 gene encoding zinc finger protein 862 isoform X5: protein MQGQRSLLNRHPGETHVNYMEEREKGQYLPPQKKTCHAPYFSTESSTMEKDSTGGNRKPPKPRSIQKSWFTKFPWLIMNEEQTALFCAICREYPSVRDKRSRLIEGYRGPFKVETLKYHAKSKAHIFCVHALAAKDPVWAAHLQNLRESPADLLASPEHLLTADNPTFYLPGPLGNFDGIDELLSSPRAEPEDTSGSGAIPALSLDCESDLRQKEIGSDILSPSNGSTLFKDSTDFCSQEPPDQEWPEGFRESGEPPATFEDLAVYFTREEWSLLGKQQKELYSDVMRMNYELLASLAEPPAATPDLITKLEQRAAPWIEDPNGLKSGKSRSLGREKMEATREANSQTQASALEFVSQPASVETCSVHRSPSMCEEEVDGPRNVKSTYRPRSIQRSWFGQFPWLVMDSKETKLFCSVCKERPTLHDKSSRLVQGYTGPFKVETLKYHEVSKAHKLCVNTVEIRDDSPQPTLTPEISGALMANMEHFFNAAYSIAYHSRPLNDFEKVLQQLQNTGTTLLGKYRNRTACTQFIKHISETLKKEILRDIRNSPCVSLLLDSCVDSSSQACVGIFMRYLKQTEVKESYITLAPLSSETVDGYFETIIAALDELDIPFRKPGWVVGLGTDGSAMLSCKGGLTEKFREIIPQLLPVHSVAHRLHVAVVDACSDIDLVRKCDRHIRTVFKFYQSSNKRLSELQGVAAPLEQEIIRLKDLNAVRWVASRRCTLNAFVMNWPALVRHLQSVVEAGGQVGQRAKGIMKLMKSFHFIKFCHFILDFLSIYKPLSEVCQKDLVLVTELNSTLGRAYVALESLRQQAGPKEEAFNAGFQDGQLHGIFLNRVEMAEQRFQADRERTVLTGAEFLQQRFGADRPAQLRSMAVFDTTAWPRGAELACFGNHDILSLARYFALSLPVGYREEALLKEWLSLKAATQNLPFSTLCKSALTQPGQFPLLSRLVAVVVSVPISTACCARGFKAMSRIRTDERTKLSNEVLNTLMMTAVNGVAVTEYDPQPAIQHWYLTSSGRRFSHLYACAQVPTRSHANTGFRKEGMAAALSKEDSVTQKTSGTPSGEP from the exons ATGCAGGGCCAGAGGAGTCTTCTGAACCGTCATCCTG GAGAAACCCATGTGAACTatatggaagagagagagaaaggacagtaCCTGCCACCTCAAAAGAAAACTTGCCATGCTCCATACTTCAGTACTGAGAGCAGCACAATGGAGAAAGACTCGACAGGAGGAAACAGGAAACCCCCAAAGCCCCGCTCTATCCAGAAGTCGTGGTTTACAAAGTTTCCATGGTTGATCATGAATGAGGAACAAACAGCCCTGTTTTGTGCTATCTGCCGAGAATACCCATCTGTCAGGGACAAAAGGTCACGGTTAATAGAAGGCTACAGGGGACCATTCAAGGTGGAAACTCTCAAATACCATGCCAAGAGCAAGGCCCACATATTCTGTGTCCATGCCCTGGCCGCCAAGGACCCCGTCTGGGCAGCCCACCTTCAGAATCTCAGGGAGAGTCCTGCAGATCTCCTGGCCAGCCCTGAACACCTCCTCACTGCAGACAATCCCACATTCTACCTGCCAGGGCCTCTGGGAAACTTTGATGGCATAGATGAGCTTCTGTCCAGCCCAAGAGCTGAACCAGAGGACACCTCAGGGAGTGGAGCCATCCCTGCATTGAGTTTAGACTGCGAGTCAGATCTGAGGCAAAAAGAAATTGGCAGTGACATCCTCAGTCCCTCAAATGGCAGCACATTATTCAAGGACAGTACTGATTTCTGCAGCCAG GAGCCTCCTGACCAGGAGTGGCCGGAGGGTTTCAGGGAGTCCGGGGAGCCCCCTGCCACATTTGAGGACTTGGCCGTGTATTTCACTCGGGAGGAGTGGAGCCTGCTAGGCAAGCAGCAGAAGGAGCTCTACAGCGATGTGATGCGGATGAACTATGAGCTGCTGGCTTCTCTGG CAGAGCCTCCTGCTGCCACGCCGGACTTGATCACAAAACTGGAACAGAGAGCTGCACCCTGGATCGAGGACCCTAATGGGTTAAAGTCAGGGAAAAGTCGCTCCCTAG ggagagagaagatggaggcaACGAGAGAAGCCAACAGCCAGACCCAGGCCTCGGCTCTAGAGTTCGTCTCTCAGCCGGCCTCTGTGGAGACATGCAGCGTGCACCGCTCTCCCAGCATGTGCGAAGAAGAAGTGGACGGACCCAGGAATGTCAAGAGCACATACAGGCCCCGTTCCATTCAGAGGTCATGGTTTGGGCAGTTTCCCTGGTTAGTAATGGATTCCAAAGAGACTAAGCTGTTCTGCTCTGTTTGCAAAGAAAGGCCAACTCTCCACGACAAGTCATCCCGCTTGGTCCAAGGTTACACTGGACCTTTTAAAGTGGAAACTTTAAAATACCACGAGGTCAGTAAGGCGCACAAATTGTGCGTCAACACTGTGGAGATCAGAGACGACAGCCCTCAGCCTACTCTCACCCCAGAGATCTCCGGTGCCCTCATGGCCAACATGGAGCACTTCTTCAATGCTGCCTACTCCATTGCCTACCACTCCAGGCCTCTGAATGACTTCGAGAAGGTCTTGCAACAGCTCCAGAACACCGGCACCACACTACTAGGCAAGTACCGGAACCGCACCGCATGTACCCAGTTCATCAAGCATATCTCAGAGACTCTGAAGAAGGAGATCCTGAGGGACATCCGGAACTCTCCGTGTGTGAGCCTGCTATTGGACAGCTGCGTGGACTCCTCCAGCCAGGCCTGCGTGGGGATCTTCATGCGTTACTTGAAGCAGACGGAGGTGAAGGAGTCGTACATCACCCTGGCCCCCCTCTCCAGTGAGACAGTAGACGGGTACTTCGAGACCATCATTGCCGCCCTGGATGAGCTGGATATCCCTTTCCGGAAGCCTGGCTGGGTGGTGGGTCTGGGGACCGATGGGTCTGCCATGCTGAGCTGCAAGGGAGGCCTCACGGAGAAGTTCCGGGAAATCATCCCTCAGCTGCTGCCTGTGCACAGTGTGGCCCATCGGCTGCATGTGGCTGTGGTGGATGCTTGCAGTGACATTGATCTGGTGAGGAAATGTGACCGGCATATCCGGACTGTCTTCAAGTTTTATCAGTCCTCAAACAAGAGGCTCAGTGAGCTGCAGGGCGTTGCAGCCCCACTAGAGCAGGAAATCATTCGTCTGAAGGACTTGAATGCTGTCAGGTGGGTGGCCAGCAGAAGGTGCACTCTGAATGCGTTTGTCATGAACTGGCCTGCCCTGGTGAGGCACCTCCAGAGTGTGGTGGAGGCTGGAGGCCAGGTTGGTCAGAGGGCCAAGGGCATTATGAAGCTGATGAAGAGCTTCCATTTCATCAAGTTCTGCCACTTCATTTTGGATTTCCTGAGCATCTATAAGCCTCTCTCTGAGGTATGCCAGAAGGATCTTGTGCTGGTCACAGAACTGAATTCAACCCTGGGGCGAGCCTATGTGGCACTGGAGAGTCTCCGCCAACAGGCAGGGCCCAAAGAAGAAGCGTTCAATGCTGGCTTCCAGGATGGGCAACTCCATGGCATCTTCCTGAACAGAgtagagatggctgagcagcgattccaggcagacagggagagaaCAGTCCTGACGGGGGCTGAGTTCCTCCAGCAGAGGTTCGGCGCAGATCGGCCTGCACAGCTCAGGAGCATGGCGGTGTTTGACACCACGGCCTGGCCTAGAGGGGCCGAACTGGCCTGCTTTGGGAACCATGACATTCTCAGCCTTGCCAGGTACTTTGCACTTTCCCTCCCAGTGGGATACCGCGAGGAAGCACTGCTGAAGGAGTGGCTCAGCTTGAAAGCAGCTACCCAGAACCTTCCATTCTCCACGCTGTGTAAGAGCGCCCTGACTCAGCCCGGCCAATTCCCTCTGCTGAGCAGACTTGTGGCTGTGGTGGTCAGTGTGCCCATCTCCACGGCCTGCTGTGCACGGGGGTTCAAGGCCATGAGCAGGATCAGGACCGATGAGAGGACCAAACTTTCCAATGAGGTGCTCAACACACTCATGATGACAGCAGTGAATGGCGTGGCAGTTACAGAATATGACCCTCAGCCAGCCATCCAGCACTGGTACTTGACCTCTTCAGGACGCCGCTTCAGCCACCTCTATGCCTGTGCCCAGGTGCCTACCCGCTCCCATGCCA ATACAGGGTTCAGGAAGGAGGGGATGGCGGCAGCACTTAGTAAGGAGGATTCTGTAACCCAGAAGACATCCGGCACACCATCTGGGGAGCCATGA
- the Zfp862 gene encoding zinc finger protein 862 isoform X6, producing the protein MEEREKGQYLPPQKKTCHAPYFSTESSTMEKDSTGGNRKPPKPRSIQKSWFTKFPWLIMNEEQTALFCAICREYPSVRDKRSRLIEGYRGPFKVETLKYHAKSKAHIFCVHALAAKDPVWAAHLQNLRESPADLLASPEHLLTADNPTFYLPGPLGNFDGIDELLSSPRAEPEDTSGSGAIPALSLDCESDLRQKEIGSDILSPSNGSTLFKDSTDFCSQEPPDQEWPEGFRESGEPPATFEDLAVYFTREEWSLLGKQQKELYSDVMRMNYELLASLAEPPAATPDLITKLEQRAAPWIEDPNGLKSGKSRSLGREKMEATREANSQTQASALEFVSQPASVETCSVHRSPSMCEEEVDGPRNVKSTYRPRSIQRSWFGQFPWLVMDSKETKLFCSVCKERPTLHDKSSRLVQGYTGPFKVETLKYHEVSKAHKLCVNTVEIRDDSPQPTLTPEISGALMANMEHFFNAAYSIAYHSRPLNDFEKVLQQLQNTGTTLLGKYRNRTACTQFIKHISETLKKEILRDIRNSPCVSLLLDSCVDSSSQACVGIFMRYLKQTEVKESYITLAPLSSETVDGYFETIIAALDELDIPFRKPGWVVGLGTDGSAMLSCKGGLTEKFREIIPQLLPVHSVAHRLHVAVVDACSDIDLVRKCDRHIRTVFKFYQSSNKRLSELQGVAAPLEQEIIRLKDLNAVRWVASRRCTLNAFVMNWPALVRHLQSVVEAGGQVGQRAKGIMKLMKSFHFIKFCHFILDFLSIYKPLSEVCQKDLVLVTELNSTLGRAYVALESLRQQAGPKEEAFNAGFQDGQLHGIFLNRVEMAEQRFQADRERTVLTGAEFLQQRFGADRPAQLRSMAVFDTTAWPRGAELACFGNHDILSLARYFALSLPVGYREEALLKEWLSLKAATQNLPFSTLCKSALTQPGQFPLLSRLVAVVVSVPISTACCARGFKAMSRIRTDERTKLSNEVLNTLMMTAVNGVAVTEYDPQPAIQHWYLTSSGRRFSHLYACAQVPTRSHANTGFRKEGMAAALSKEDSVTQKTSGTPSGEP; encoded by the exons atggaagagagagagaaaggacagtaCCTGCCACCTCAAAAGAAAACTTGCCATGCTCCATACTTCAGTACTGAGAGCAGCACAATGGAGAAAGACTCGACAGGAGGAAACAGGAAACCCCCAAAGCCCCGCTCTATCCAGAAGTCGTGGTTTACAAAGTTTCCATGGTTGATCATGAATGAGGAACAAACAGCCCTGTTTTGTGCTATCTGCCGAGAATACCCATCTGTCAGGGACAAAAGGTCACGGTTAATAGAAGGCTACAGGGGACCATTCAAGGTGGAAACTCTCAAATACCATGCCAAGAGCAAGGCCCACATATTCTGTGTCCATGCCCTGGCCGCCAAGGACCCCGTCTGGGCAGCCCACCTTCAGAATCTCAGGGAGAGTCCTGCAGATCTCCTGGCCAGCCCTGAACACCTCCTCACTGCAGACAATCCCACATTCTACCTGCCAGGGCCTCTGGGAAACTTTGATGGCATAGATGAGCTTCTGTCCAGCCCAAGAGCTGAACCAGAGGACACCTCAGGGAGTGGAGCCATCCCTGCATTGAGTTTAGACTGCGAGTCAGATCTGAGGCAAAAAGAAATTGGCAGTGACATCCTCAGTCCCTCAAATGGCAGCACATTATTCAAGGACAGTACTGATTTCTGCAGCCAG GAGCCTCCTGACCAGGAGTGGCCGGAGGGTTTCAGGGAGTCCGGGGAGCCCCCTGCCACATTTGAGGACTTGGCCGTGTATTTCACTCGGGAGGAGTGGAGCCTGCTAGGCAAGCAGCAGAAGGAGCTCTACAGCGATGTGATGCGGATGAACTATGAGCTGCTGGCTTCTCTGG CAGAGCCTCCTGCTGCCACGCCGGACTTGATCACAAAACTGGAACAGAGAGCTGCACCCTGGATCGAGGACCCTAATGGGTTAAAGTCAGGGAAAAGTCGCTCCCTAG ggagagagaagatggaggcaACGAGAGAAGCCAACAGCCAGACCCAGGCCTCGGCTCTAGAGTTCGTCTCTCAGCCGGCCTCTGTGGAGACATGCAGCGTGCACCGCTCTCCCAGCATGTGCGAAGAAGAAGTGGACGGACCCAGGAATGTCAAGAGCACATACAGGCCCCGTTCCATTCAGAGGTCATGGTTTGGGCAGTTTCCCTGGTTAGTAATGGATTCCAAAGAGACTAAGCTGTTCTGCTCTGTTTGCAAAGAAAGGCCAACTCTCCACGACAAGTCATCCCGCTTGGTCCAAGGTTACACTGGACCTTTTAAAGTGGAAACTTTAAAATACCACGAGGTCAGTAAGGCGCACAAATTGTGCGTCAACACTGTGGAGATCAGAGACGACAGCCCTCAGCCTACTCTCACCCCAGAGATCTCCGGTGCCCTCATGGCCAACATGGAGCACTTCTTCAATGCTGCCTACTCCATTGCCTACCACTCCAGGCCTCTGAATGACTTCGAGAAGGTCTTGCAACAGCTCCAGAACACCGGCACCACACTACTAGGCAAGTACCGGAACCGCACCGCATGTACCCAGTTCATCAAGCATATCTCAGAGACTCTGAAGAAGGAGATCCTGAGGGACATCCGGAACTCTCCGTGTGTGAGCCTGCTATTGGACAGCTGCGTGGACTCCTCCAGCCAGGCCTGCGTGGGGATCTTCATGCGTTACTTGAAGCAGACGGAGGTGAAGGAGTCGTACATCACCCTGGCCCCCCTCTCCAGTGAGACAGTAGACGGGTACTTCGAGACCATCATTGCCGCCCTGGATGAGCTGGATATCCCTTTCCGGAAGCCTGGCTGGGTGGTGGGTCTGGGGACCGATGGGTCTGCCATGCTGAGCTGCAAGGGAGGCCTCACGGAGAAGTTCCGGGAAATCATCCCTCAGCTGCTGCCTGTGCACAGTGTGGCCCATCGGCTGCATGTGGCTGTGGTGGATGCTTGCAGTGACATTGATCTGGTGAGGAAATGTGACCGGCATATCCGGACTGTCTTCAAGTTTTATCAGTCCTCAAACAAGAGGCTCAGTGAGCTGCAGGGCGTTGCAGCCCCACTAGAGCAGGAAATCATTCGTCTGAAGGACTTGAATGCTGTCAGGTGGGTGGCCAGCAGAAGGTGCACTCTGAATGCGTTTGTCATGAACTGGCCTGCCCTGGTGAGGCACCTCCAGAGTGTGGTGGAGGCTGGAGGCCAGGTTGGTCAGAGGGCCAAGGGCATTATGAAGCTGATGAAGAGCTTCCATTTCATCAAGTTCTGCCACTTCATTTTGGATTTCCTGAGCATCTATAAGCCTCTCTCTGAGGTATGCCAGAAGGATCTTGTGCTGGTCACAGAACTGAATTCAACCCTGGGGCGAGCCTATGTGGCACTGGAGAGTCTCCGCCAACAGGCAGGGCCCAAAGAAGAAGCGTTCAATGCTGGCTTCCAGGATGGGCAACTCCATGGCATCTTCCTGAACAGAgtagagatggctgagcagcgattccaggcagacagggagagaaCAGTCCTGACGGGGGCTGAGTTCCTCCAGCAGAGGTTCGGCGCAGATCGGCCTGCACAGCTCAGGAGCATGGCGGTGTTTGACACCACGGCCTGGCCTAGAGGGGCCGAACTGGCCTGCTTTGGGAACCATGACATTCTCAGCCTTGCCAGGTACTTTGCACTTTCCCTCCCAGTGGGATACCGCGAGGAAGCACTGCTGAAGGAGTGGCTCAGCTTGAAAGCAGCTACCCAGAACCTTCCATTCTCCACGCTGTGTAAGAGCGCCCTGACTCAGCCCGGCCAATTCCCTCTGCTGAGCAGACTTGTGGCTGTGGTGGTCAGTGTGCCCATCTCCACGGCCTGCTGTGCACGGGGGTTCAAGGCCATGAGCAGGATCAGGACCGATGAGAGGACCAAACTTTCCAATGAGGTGCTCAACACACTCATGATGACAGCAGTGAATGGCGTGGCAGTTACAGAATATGACCCTCAGCCAGCCATCCAGCACTGGTACTTGACCTCTTCAGGACGCCGCTTCAGCCACCTCTATGCCTGTGCCCAGGTGCCTACCCGCTCCCATGCCA ATACAGGGTTCAGGAAGGAGGGGATGGCGGCAGCACTTAGTAAGGAGGATTCTGTAACCCAGAAGACATCCGGCACACCATCTGGGGAGCCATGA